In Glycine max cultivar Williams 82 chromosome 15, Glycine_max_v4.0, whole genome shotgun sequence, the DNA window GTCTTCTCACTCAGCGGATGGACTCAAGCAGTGCACTAAGCGGGATGAACCCTCGCTCAACGAACAtgcacagctcatccttcttccagattcttccttgcgCTCGGCCAAGGGAATggtgcgctcagcggatggcttgctaagccagcagattggcttagtgagcagatgaaaatcaacacttcacaaacttgcctaattaacctaaaattgagaggaaatgattattaaatacacaaaatgggagtactaaatatttattacctatctttattcaaaaagtaattacagcactacaaaataaccataaattggaggagtttgatacactttacacaggttttatacataaaagttagccctattcatcgactaacaggaAGCCAGGAATCCATGGACAACATGATCACTCTGCAACACATTGAAATTAATacatcttttgagacaagtacacatgtggttggacatatttttaaagttaccttatacaagagactacttggcatggtatcaaggtaTGTTTTAAATCAGATTGTTGCTGAGTTTGAGCATGTACATTATGCTAGCAAAACCCCTTCTCGTTGTGGATGTGCCATGAGAACTATTCACGAtcttccatgtgcatgtgagctatccaaatatgttgtATGTACCATACCACTTGAGATAATCCATATGCTTTGGCAGAGGCTAAGTTTTTCAaaccaagggttatctgagccccAAGTGAGCATAATCGAagagatggaaaccatatcCAAGCGATTTGAAGAGCTTAATGTTTGTGGCAAAGttactctaaagagtaaactcTAGGAAATTGCCTACCCTGATCTAAACTCTATGTGTCCTCTTCCAGAAAAGGTCAACACCAAAGGTGCTCAGAAGAAACCGATGACCAAACATCAAAGATCAACAAAGCATAATCCGTCTGACtgagagtatgttgatgctttatattttgtgcaaaatagtaattctttAGTCAAAAGTAGTGCATCATCATCTGACCAAGAAATTCCAAGAAGAACTatgccgatgttggatcaatttcatccgtGCATTCATGATTCCATTGAAAACATTGTCGATGTCAAAGTTGACAGTAATTGTGGATATTGTGCAATTGCTgccttattaggtatgggtgaaaATTCATGGTCTTTGGTGCGCAaccatttgcttaaagaacttgccaaATAGTCTTATGAGTATATCAACCTCCTGGTTGCATAGAcaaatttgaggaattaaagcggtccctacttgttgatggattatccatggtatgtaatttatgttattttttaatttaaaatttagtttaaataaatgTAATCATAAAAATGTAACATGCAGGTTACCATGGATAAGTGGATGAATATAATCGACatgggatatgtcattgcatcatGGTATAATGCCATCcttgtttctttgtctctcCAActaagcatgacattttttcctcttagaaatCAACCACCAACAGATTATTTTGTGCATCGCGTAATATGTATCGGCCATGTGTATGGCAATCATTTTGCTATGACAGATAAGCTCGAGCTGCTATAGTCCAGTGTGTGACATCACATTTACTACGATAAATGTCTCGTAACCATGATAGTTGTACATATGTCCCATGACACTGTACTGTCTCAACTCTCGCTTCATCTGCACTCACTTCAAGTAATTCCACTAACAGCAACACTACTTCCTCAACATGAAGAGTCTCAAAGCTATAGAAGGCGCCTGTGATGGGCAGATGAAGCAAAGAGGCCACATCATCGAGGGTGATGGTTTCCTCTCCTACAGGAAGATGGAAACTGCTAGTTTCCTTATGCCACCTCTCTGCAAAAGTCAATATAAGTCCTCGATTGCCAGTGTCCAAGGAACATGCGATCAgaggacttaatcctgtggaAACAATTAACCCTTCAATCTTTGCAGCAGGCCTCCTGAATTTCTGAACCTTCCTTCCATAGGAGGATAGCTTCAATTTAGGAtgttcctaaaaaaataattttaacaataataacaaatacttattgaaatataatttatttaaaaatagaaatacctCTCCATTCCAACAATGACTGCAACATGATCAACATAGCTAATCAGAACTAATTGTCATGCGGTCTGCCTGAAAAACCTTGGGCATCAACAACTTCATCATCAACAATTGCTTTTTAAGGCTGTTGGAAGACCTCGTCAGCTGCGTCATCCACATGATGAACATCCTCAGCAACAGGGACAACTTCCCGTTGCCTACGTGTAAATGCTATGGGCCTTCGTCGCTGGAGAGCTTCATTTGAATCACGATTATCCTTTCTCCCTATGGCTCTTCCTATAATCCTGTCTAAAGCCTGATCCAAACCTTTAGTTCTAACCATAATCTGCACGTTTAAACCATCATAATAGTTTatgtcaaaattcaaataatacttcaatcaattactatttaataattcataaataaaaaattagtttttatatatattttcaaaatctatttttaattaattttatgtaatcaAAATAGCTTCTTTATTAAAAAGCAacttaaaaaatactataattaattaattaaattaaataacaaaaaatatgtctCCTTgcctatttttttacaaaaaaaaactaatatataataattataaatatatttataattaaaaaagaaataactatttatatttacaattaaaaaagaataactatttaaaaacataattcaaaataatctatttttatttaaaaaataaacaataactatttaaaaaaaataactatttcaaaacaaaaaataaattaatatatttacaattaaaaaagaataactatttaaaaacataattcaaaataatctatttttatttaaaaaataaacaataactatttaaaaacaaaaatcaaaataatatatttatatttaacaaaaataactatttaaaaataaaaataaaaataatatgtttataaataaaaaatattaactatgaaaaaacaaaaataaaattaatatattaataattaaaaaaataaaatatattaattagctAATAAGTATGAGTTATATGGATTATACGGATTGATTAATCCatataactcatatggattAGGTAATTCATATGAGTTATACAGATTAATCAATATGTATAACTCATACGAATTACTAAATCTGTATGGCTTATACAGATTCGAAATGCGACATATCAAATGGCAAACAGCACGATGGAAACAAAAAGGCTTACCTCGACGATGGAAATGACACAACGGTGGTGGAGATGGCCTGAACGGCAGCAATGGAAGCTGAGGATGACGACAACATGGTAGAGAACAGACacagatgaaggaggaagaagctTGGTTTGTGGCGGCGTCGTACGGACTGAAACAAAGGAGCCCCTTTTTAACATTTAAGTGAAGGACATTTTTGCCACTTCACTTAAATTACTGAATGCATAAGTAAtggtgttgggtgcacctagcaacaccccttACTCAAGAGTACACAATTTTGGAGGCCCTATTCCATATTTATAAACTGATTCTAttcattgcaaaaaaaaaaaaaaaacatttggcaCTGGTGGTAAGATGTAGGCATGGCAACGGAGCGGGTCAAGGTCGGGTTTTACTTACCCTACCCCCGCCCCCGACTCCCCATTTCTCTCCCCGTCCCCGCCCTTGAAACCCAACGGGGGTGTATATTTACCCCATCCCCACCTCCGATGGGGGTCGGGTTTTCCCCACCCCGCCTCGCCCCCGGtatacttataaaattttataaaaaaaattatataatttttataaaatgaaaaatataattttaaatagcaaccataacatatttttagattATACATGACACCATAAAATCCAATCCAACACTAGcataaaattaaatctaatagtttcatgttttaagttatatatatatatatatatatatatatatatatatatatatatatatatatatatatacatatatataatgatatttatgtaaattaattattagcggGACAAATTTGGGGGCGGGGACGGGTATTAATAATCTCATCCCGACCCTAACCCTGACTTTGGATATTGGGGAAAACCCGACTTTGACCCTGACCACAGTCAACTTGAGTTTTTCTTGTCAAAATCGGGGTGGATCCGGGACGATCTCATGGGTTCAGGCCTAGTTGCCATGCCTAGTAAGATGGGCGCCGATTTTTTTAGAGATTTCAAGGAATAGAGACTTTTTCATTTGTGTGGGAGAACTTGGTGGAAAATGTTgagatacaaataaaaaaaaaatcctcatccccggattttattattaatagtatATTCATAGACCCATCAATGCAAAATGAGAAATTTAGTTTACCGAAATCACCTTCTATTACCGGTCATTCATTACTCATTGGTGGGTCTCCACCGTCAACTCTTCAATATTTATCCAACTATGTCTATACCACATTATCTCCTTGCCATTACCATAAAGTCTACTCTTCAATACATCATAATTGTGTTAGCCAAGAAATGAAGAAATCAAAGCAGTGAGAATCTAattccaatttatttttctcatcttCCAGAGCTATCCTTgttttccattattttatttctattttacagTCCCTAGTACCTACTCGTTcatttttcacctttttttatataaaattttgttttagctttaatgtttgaaattattatatgtGATCAATTTTTGCGAACCCCAAGTTGAATGAAGCTGCGATGGGAAACTCGCATGCTAAAAAGCGTGACACTCAATTTTCCAGAAACGTTGTTGAAGGGAGAGTTCCCTCTCCGAAAAACAAAACCTTGTCGCCGTCACCGTCGCTAGAACCACCACTACCACGAGAACCACCACCAGCAGCAGCTATGTCTTTGAATAAGGGTTCGGGGAAACTGTCTGCCAAAGAGAAATATGCTCTGATTCCCGATAACTTCACCACCCTAGAACAGGTTTGTTCAGCTTACTCTTCCTCTTTTTGCTattgaattttgtaattaatagaTTCAAATTATATGCTTGTCTTGTTTATGTGTTCAACATCTTGCTGCTCACGtagccaaaaaaaataaaaaaaaataaaaaactaaaatcaggCTGTTTCTCTTGGTATTGGTTAGTTCTCTTTCTGAATTTTCTTAAATGGAATTTTGGGATAGACTTTGAAGCTGCGTGAATTAGGCTCAAATTGCGGCGTTGACTAAAAAGGttaataatagatatttttctttcttttgtttgagTGGGGAGGATGGATGAGTGGATGAGCAAGGAGAAAAGTTAGGAAGAGATTATCTTTCTCACTATCTTGTCTAAAAGtttgattggatttttttttcctcctaaaACTCGAACCATATTTGATGGAGACTTAAAATACATGAATCAAAACTGACTCAATCTGATTTAATCGAGTCAATTTGGTTTTTTCAatactatatattattataatattatgaatagttaaattatttttttttgttaataaataatattattataaatataatatatcatcttttaaataaaaaagtatattatcAGTAcataattgtttgaaaaaaatcattttcaagagAATGTAAAATACTAAATCAGATTGGGATgacctaaaatatatttaaaaatcatccttaaaaaaatgtatcaaataaaatttcaaaacttaaactcatcaaaattaatcttataacatatgaaataaataGTTCAGGTTGAGATATACTCACCCAAAATGAAATATGAgagaaatgagaagaaaaaaaatattaatacgttatttttattttatagttccTATTAATATTTaccaaaagttaaaaaagaaaaggaatgatattaacatattttttaatatgtattttttattagttaaaatttattaaaaaatttaaaatctaaaataaaatatgttaaataaaaagtgagGTTGGATACAACAACAGCAAAGTACGTTATAGCGGAAAGTATGTTATAAAAAGTGTGATACTGATACAAcaataatatcaacaaaatcttattttactAAATGAGGTTGGATATATAAATCACATAATATTGTTGGTTAAACATCAAAgtttaagaaatattatttaGCTATAATCCATGTTAATTATAACGGCTAATTTTATGGTGGCCGCCGAAGATGTAACAGAACTCTTCTCCTTAACCTCAGCTTGGGACGGCCGCGAAAAAAGTGATtctgatgatttttttagtacACTGGATTCAAGTCAGACAACGCccatccaaaaaattaaataaagttacACAACAGCTATGCAAGGTCACATCGCAtcttttgataataataattatttcctTGAGATTGAAGATACAAATAATGCTAATGGGCCCTGctgttgaaaaagaaaaagaaaaagaaaagaaaagaaacctaCTGGGCGTCGAGCAGTGTAAAGGTAGTCCACTTCTAATTTTTaagaataacaatattatatatttttaatgtatttaatatttttgaggtaatatttaataaaataaacatgtttAATATTACCTAAAATTATCGTTTTCatttagtttttcttgaaaatttaaaatattataaaagttattatTCACAAATAAATTAGTACAATTATACATTTATGATTTAACCTGATATATGCACAAATAAACTAAGACTCGTTTATATAATCTAAAAGAATGTAATTTCGAgaaggatttttttaataaactatcatctttaagaataaaatgtttaaacatgaattatttaactttaaaattatttataatcataatctgttttacaaaattaatttaatttaaaatcaactttGCAAAGTATaccagttaaaaaaaaagttttacctATACAAACCATCCTTAAAGGCTTACTCGAGTAATCAGGGGTGTTCATGGTGTGATTTATGCTTTAAAATActctaaatcaaataaaaaaaattaagtgcaaGTATAGTggttaaatttaaatgaattatgaAATTCAAATCAAACTAAATTAATCTTTTGTGATTTGGttaggtttaatttttatggttttaaaattttactagtaagtattgaaataaataaaaaaatgataaatttttttgttattaattcaaTGTAAATGGACAAATCTTAATAATAACTCGTTCAACTGGTATAAAcagaatttttgaaaaaaaatactacataaAACTATAAGATAGTCAAGATACAACTCACTTATAAAAGTAAAAGCTTCTTAGAATAGAAAGGCAACTTAATATTAACACTggttaatataaacaaaatcttTATAAAACCATTgattgaaaaacatattttctttttgcataggGAAAAAActgatatattaataaaaagctTTTGGAATTTGTCACAAGTTGTGTACAAATTACACAAAATGCAAATAAGCACCGGCATTTTGTATACtgtgcataaaaaatttaaaaaacacacACTTATAGTGCTTAAACGATTTGGTTTGGTTCATAAATCCTAAATCATGCGcgatttcagaaaaataaaaatcaaacatatttcaataaattttaattttgagcaatttgtgatttttttattttcacttcgATTTGGTTTGTTCGTGAACGCCCGTGCCACCAATTGTACCACCTGATGCATTGTGTGCATTAATAGCCCCACCTTCCATTGTACACTAACTCAGTGGGCCTGCTTCAGCAGAAGCAAAACCTTTATTTTAAGACTGTAGTGTCAGTGTCAGTATAGTTGGATGTTTAATTGGCATTTAATATAAGTAGTTCAACGTTTTCTTTCACTCGTTTTAAAACAGGATTTTCAATTAGTTtgagaatataatatttttatgtcttAAAAGTATTTAGTTTTTGCAATTgaacttttaaatattatattagatatagataaaatattgtatgatacaaaataatttacattatcatttaatcataaattaataaatataataaatattttgaattttaaatattttaaaacatacatttATTAGTTACAATGACTAAAAAACACctataatcatttttaatagttaatgatataattttttaaaaaaaatataattcttaaatataatatagttattaaaaagaaaaaaaaattagttacagtttcttgaatattttcaatattattatctaatcagatattagaattaaaattttaatttcaagaatttatatttaatgtaaacattaatttatgtatattgtCAGAATGGAATGCCAAgtctaaatttataattaaaaacaataaaaaacatttaaaaaatcatatctaagtcttatttttttaaaacactaccTTCGtccttaaatataaaattcttattcatctattttaataagactttttagttttcttttgtattcattattttttattaaaatatttttaattactttaccATAAAtattaggaattaaaaaataaatatattctctcttataaatattagaaaagAAGAATAACACACATTAATTGAttaggtaaaaaataattaaataaaaaaatgatgagttctaataattttgaaaaaaaaaataatttattaaaaatttaatattattaattaaattaattaattttctcaaaaataCTAGTAAAAGagtgttatatttaaaaataaaagtaatatctGCACCTAAAAGTTTTatgaaaaagtaaattattcTTAATATCCACTGGCTGAACATGTTTATCAAGAGGGGGAGGGGAGCACGGGTGTCGAAAACGCGTTTTCATCTATGTATAATATATGGACTGCAAAGTACTGTTGAGAAgtataagattaaaataaaactgcataatACTAATTGTTTAGTTGTAATGATGATTTTagtctaaataaattattaataaatatttcttcatttttttaatctaaaatcgTTTGTTAATGactatgaaattaaataaatcgtTTATTACttccaaaactgatgttattaTTGCTACTTACGTCACTAGATTaggaatcaaaatgaaaaaaaattaaaaacttacgattaaaataacattgaaatataaacttaaaaattaaattaatcatttattcaaataaataaagaatttttggctttttcattaaatccaaacaaaaaatggatATTGTAGAAAGGACATATGATAAAGTTTTAATGTGAATAGTTATATTTATTGGTGACTTATCTGCTCACATGAAAATGTGACACTTTTTAAGATTTTTGGGCCAGGTGTGGTGGTCTCAATACCCACAGGATCACACTAGATTGAGTTTGAATAAAGTCCtatgatatttattttcatatccatattttaaaaaatatttatatttaatttacatacatgcCCGAATactaattttaatctttatctttGTATTAGCTGTATGCATTCATATTTGTACCCATAACCTGTATTTTACTCATATAAagttaataaatcaataaaaatatattaactaaaaaaattactacaaataaattgaaaattcattCTTAAATAATCTAAGCATCcacaaaacaatattaaaataaacaaacataacATTGAATTTTTCAAACTTAAGTCATAGATataaacaacattaaaaaaataataatccaaTATAACAATTATTAAAGTTAATATTCCAATCACTTAACAAAATCTCTAATTAAACTTAGACATCATATATGATGATGttatacataaatttattattcttaaataGAGTGAAGTAAATAtaagatatgctaaatttaaTATCATCTTACTACCTACACAAAACAATATTTGAGATTTTAAAGTCAATCCAAAACCAAAACTATGGTGATATACCACTATCTCAACATAAAAAGTACTtgcatgaaataaaattaataacaaatccTTAATTACTCCAATTATGATATCAACATTGGAATTGAAAAGCATAAACTTGGAATGTGTCTTTAAAATaccaattgaattagaaaaatataatttttttaaaaaaatacatgtataatataaattatttacataactaacacaatttaattacattaatatataatatatgaccTGCACTTGCGGGGTGGGATAGGTATTATAGTATCCATACCAGCACCCATCCCCACAACATTTTGTGGATAAATACTTGTTTCTATCTTCAGTCCCAATACATGAGTAATTACCCTCCGAGTTTGTGAATACTTTTGCAAGTATTAATAAGATCCGAGTCTATTTTGTCATCCATTCTCGAGCatctaaattataaaagatatatctttcataagattatatttttatttcttttatgagactcttttttaattgtttgttgTATTAATGTTTTTCAAGTATCCTAAATTAACAAATACTTTAATcctaacataataaatattaaaaattaatgagatAAACTCTCTcttatttagattaaaaaaatgattagcaatgtaaaaagtaattaactagaaagaaagatgattactttaaaaaaattaaagatagttttaaaagaaacattacaaatttttaataaatttaatttcactcactaaattaataaattttcttaaaaaaatataaattgattgaaaagatcttttaaaaaaatacggAAGAAGTATATCGAACATTGGAACAtgaatctatatatttttttttatttcgtaaagtttttaaataattagatttCATGATTTAAAACTTTGAAGcatgatttaaaattttcaaatttgatatcTTGCCTATATTTTCTcaattgaattgaaaattaaaattgtgcagaaatgaattttttgatattttgtcattataatatatatttaaattatttaaaatttaatgtacatGCTGATGTGCActgtattttttaaatgcaCACGTATAAATATTcgatcttaatttttttcttgatcttaATTTAGTTCTCTAAAATGATTAAAGTTATTAACATTTCCATCCTTTAGATAGAAAATTagcaatttttatttcttagagaCTAAATCTGATTGACCTCATATCTTTCATGGActaaaataatgtttaagtCAAATGTGTtgtgatttaaaattttttgtgaaattaatttGGTAACAATCGAACAATTAGGATACAAAATACCTTATAGAAACATCGATCTTGTATAAATTCTAGATATTGCATAAAGAAATTTTACATCCTTGTAGTAtttattagtgaatttcggtATGTGACTACCCTAAGCTATTTGTAAGCGTGTCCattgaaaattttgatgttTCTTTACATACAGGTTACAATTGCCTTGAGGAAGGAAGGTTTAGAATCATCAAATCTTGTCCTTGGAATTGATTTCACAAAAAGCAATGAATGGACTGGTAAGTAGTACATAAAGCAAAAAGTAACTGAGTAATTCTATGATCCACATCCAATGCAATCCGTATAAAGATGAAATGAAGCCATAATTGAGAGCTTAAATTGGCATGAAAATGATTTCTGGTTTTACATGAAGTATGTGatttttatcatttccttttgaAATGATTGCTTTTTGACTGTTTGCCTACAAAGCCAATGCATCCATATTGTTATTGAAGGAAGTGTCTCATTCAACAATAGAAGCCTGCATGCTATTGGAAGTACACCTAACCCCTATGAGAAAGCCATCTCTATTATTGGCAAGACTCTGGCtccttttgatgatgacaacttgaTTCCTTGTTTTGGCTTTGGTGATGGTAAGGCCTAATCCTCATAGCTGAAAATGTATAGAAGAAAGTTAGTTTTTCCAATATTAAAATGGTCCAACTTCTGTGTCTAAATAAACAGCCACCACTCATGATCAAGAAGTGTTTAGCTTTCACAGTGATAATTCACCTTGCCATGGTTTTGAGGAAGTTTTAGCTTGCTATCAAAAAATTGTTCCAAACTTGAGACTGTCAGGTAATTTTCATCTTAGCTTATAATTGAAGTGTTTGGTAATATCTTGGCTTTGATGAAGtgttgttattttgtttgtgaaaaaaaagatgaagtgtGTACAATGTTTTGGATCAGATACTCCATGCATGAATGATTACATATTTTCTTAGTGACAGTTTGAATAGTGATTGCATTCTGCACACTAcaatattatgataatttttatatatttttcagagTTAGaaaggataaattaaaaaaagtaacagtcctcatttattataatatatgagGATACGCTAGGGAAATAAACTGAATTTCATTCCATAAAACATAGGTAGCAATTTAGTAGACACATTGGAACaaatcataatataacatgAGTTCTATTACATTTAGttcattttgaaaaaaagagCATAATAAACACGAGGTTAAAAAGTTGTACATTTTAATTCCGTTAAAAAGGGTGGAATAAATCGTAGAATGGAATCATCATTAATCAGATATATCAAACATAACATTAGTAAACTTAAGACTAGAGCCATGACTGAagaaatatttgtattttgttttaagGACCAACATCTTATGCTCCAGTGATTGAGGCCGCAATAGATATAGTTGAGAAAAGCCATGGCCAATTCCATGTGTTAGTTATTGTTGCAGATGGCCAGGTACATAATGTTACTTTTGTGTATGTATGCATGTGATGCGATTCTCATGTTTGTATAATTTTGTTCAATTTGAAGGTAACAACAAGTGCTGCGTCTGAGGATGGAGAACTCAGTCCACAAGAAGCAAGGACAATCAAAGCAATAGCTGATGCAAGGTACATATGACAAATTAATCATCAAAGCAACCCTAGACGCTTATCAAGATTAATTGtttgttattataaaatgaaaccCTCTGAAAAAAACTCAACGAATATCAAACAAAGTACCACATTAGAAGTTAGCTTCAACTATatgagaaatataataatattgtctCCAATATTAGTGTTAGAGTGCAAGTGTGATTAAGAAGTCTCACATTAGAAAGAGATGGATATGTTGAGCAACATAGAAGTGAAAAGGACTTACAAACCTAATACTCCTTGGTTAAATGTGGGGATAAGTTTAGTTATGTGGATTGTTGTGGCTTATTTGATAGAGATCTTTCTGGTCTTTTTACACCATCCTATTCCACAACAGTTAGATTAAAACAAAACACGCAGTTGCTTAATCAACCATTAATTTTCTGTATTCTACTTTTTCTGCTGCCAGTTCATATCCCCTTTCTATTATTCTGGTTGGAGTTGGTGATGGACCTTGGGAAGACATGAAGAAGTTTGATGACAAGATACCAGCTCGCGACTTTGACAATTTTCAGGTATGGCTACAATAAAAGAATGCTTTGAATGACATTACCTATTTGCATTCTTTGTTATTTCTTTGTTTGTTATAGTAAAAGCTTCTCTTTCC includes these proteins:
- the LOC100803177 gene encoding E3 ubiquitin-protein ligase RGLG4 isoform X1, whose translation is MKKSKQNVVEGRVPSPKNKTLSPSPSLEPPLPREPPPAAAMSLNKGSGKLSAKEKYALIPDNFTTLEQVTIALRKEGLESSNLVLGIDFTKSNEWTGSVSFNNRSLHAIGSTPNPYEKAISIIGKTLAPFDDDNLIPCFGFGDATTHDQEVFSFHSDNSPCHGFEEVLACYQKIVPNLRLSGPTSYAPVIEAAIDIVEKSHGQFHVLVIVADGQVTTSAASEDGELSPQEARTIKAIADASSYPLSIILVGVGDGPWEDMKKFDDKIPARDFDNFQFVNFTDIMAKKSSPSEKEAAFALAALMEIPFQYKAATELGLLGRATGRSNKIVPRPPPAPYSQLVPPARVLSNTPTFMDDERNQMACAICLTNKKDLAFGCGHMTCRDCGSRLTDCPICRQRITNRLRVFSS
- the LOC100803177 gene encoding E3 ubiquitin-protein ligase RGLG4 isoform X2; the encoded protein is MGNSHAKKRDTQFSRNVVEGRVPSPKNKTLSPSPSLEPPLPREPPPAAAMSLNKGSGKLSAKEKYALIPDNFTTLEQVTIALRKEGLESSNLVLGIDFTKSNEWTGSVSFNNRSLHAIGSTPNPYEKAISIIGKTLAPFDDDNLIPCFGFGDATTHDQEVFSFHSDNSPCHGFEEVLACYQKIVPNLRLSGPTSYAPVIEAAIDIVEKSHGQFHVLVIVADGQVTTSAASEDGELSPQEARTIKAIADASSYPLSIILVGVGDGPWEDMKKFDDKIPARDFDNFQFVNFTDIMAKKSSPSEKEAAFALAALMEIPFQYKAATELGLLGRATGRSNKIVPRPPPAPYSQLVPPARVLSNTPTFMDDERNQMACAICLTNKKDLAFGCGHMTCRDCGSRLTDCPICRQRITNRLRVFSS
- the LOC100803177 gene encoding E3 ubiquitin-protein ligase RGLG4 isoform X3; the encoded protein is MDCQCIHIVIEGSVSFNNRSLHAIGSTPNPYEKAISIIGKTLAPFDDDNLIPCFGFGDATTHDQEVFSFHSDNSPCHGFEEVLACYQKIVPNLRLSGPTSYAPVIEAAIDIVEKSHGQFHVLVIVADGQVTTSAASEDGELSPQEARTIKAIADASSYPLSIILVGVGDGPWEDMKKFDDKIPARDFDNFQFVNFTDIMAKKSSPSEKEAAFALAALMEIPFQYKAATELGLLGRATGRSNKIVPRPPPAPYSQLVPPARVLSNTPTFMDDERNQMACAICLTNKKDLAFGCGHMTCRDCGSRLTDCPICRQRITNRLRVFSS